From Candidatus Vondammii sp. HM_W22, one genomic window encodes:
- a CDS encoding molybdopterin-containing oxidoreductase family protein, translating to MERIDSHTIGKVRGAKANSYTQGVICSKVARYAEHVHHPDRLTRPMKRVGPRGEERFVPVSWDEALDEVAQNFQRIAGEYGSEAIWPYYYAGTMGQLQRDGIHRLRHGMGYSGQKGTICTALAYAGWKAGVGAAWGSDPRQMVESDLIVLWGCNAVATQVNVMTLVSKAKRGRGAKLVVVDPYRTATAAKADIHLMPRPGTDGALACAVMHLLFAEGYADRAYLQKYTDVPELLEQHLSERSPEWAAGITGIPAEDIRQFARLFGKTKRSFIRLGIGFSRSRNGAHNVHAVSCLPAVTGAWQYPGGGALLGTSDLFHLDKTLIEGQDLRNPDIRVLDMSRIGSILCGNREDLGGDIPVKALFIQNTNPMLVAPDLNAVHKGFAREDLFICVHEQFMTETARMADILLPATTFLEHDDLYQSYGQMHLQMGPAVISPPGECRSNHQLICDLAKRLGAEHPGFEMSAAEVIDATLKASGYPALAELTEQRWLDCSKDFNQMNFIDGFSWPDGRFRFKPEWRESGPLGSAMPELPDHWDIIDNSDEERPFRLITPPARTFLNSTFTETPGSRKKESAPRLLIHTKDAASLTVDSGDRVVVGNQRGEIDVEAQITPGIASGVVAIEGIWPGDHFPGGQGANVLISSDIPGPNGGAVFHDTAVWVRKTGTSTDQ from the coding sequence GTGGAACGAATCGATTCCCATACCATTGGTAAAGTGCGCGGGGCAAAGGCGAACAGCTACACCCAGGGGGTAATCTGTTCTAAAGTGGCGCGTTACGCCGAGCATGTACACCACCCTGATCGACTGACGCGCCCGATGAAGCGTGTCGGCCCCAGGGGAGAGGAGCGGTTTGTCCCGGTCAGCTGGGATGAGGCCCTGGACGAGGTTGCACAAAATTTCCAGCGCATAGCAGGAGAATACGGCTCAGAAGCCATCTGGCCCTACTATTACGCAGGTACTATGGGACAGCTTCAGAGGGATGGCATCCACCGTTTGCGGCATGGGATGGGTTATTCAGGACAAAAAGGTACCATTTGTACCGCCCTCGCCTATGCGGGCTGGAAGGCGGGTGTGGGTGCCGCCTGGGGCAGTGATCCCCGTCAGATGGTGGAGAGCGACCTGATTGTCCTTTGGGGATGCAATGCGGTGGCAACCCAAGTCAATGTCATGACCCTGGTGAGTAAGGCGAAGCGAGGCCGCGGAGCAAAACTGGTTGTTGTCGACCCCTACAGAACGGCAACCGCAGCAAAGGCGGATATTCACCTGATGCCAAGGCCGGGTACGGATGGCGCCCTGGCTTGTGCTGTGATGCACCTGCTGTTTGCCGAGGGGTATGCCGATAGGGCCTATCTTCAGAAGTACACAGATGTTCCGGAGCTGCTTGAGCAGCACTTGTCTGAGCGATCCCCGGAATGGGCTGCCGGGATAACCGGTATTCCAGCGGAGGATATCCGACAGTTTGCCCGATTGTTCGGCAAGACTAAACGCAGCTTCATACGCCTGGGCATCGGTTTTTCACGCAGCCGCAATGGTGCTCATAATGTCCATGCTGTGAGCTGTCTCCCTGCGGTGACCGGTGCTTGGCAATACCCGGGTGGCGGTGCCCTGCTGGGTACCAGTGACCTGTTCCACCTGGATAAAACCCTGATTGAGGGCCAGGATCTTCGTAACCCCGACATCCGAGTGCTGGATATGTCGCGTATCGGCTCGATTCTGTGTGGCAACAGGGAGGATCTGGGGGGCGACATCCCAGTCAAAGCGCTGTTTATCCAGAACACCAATCCGATGCTCGTGGCTCCCGACCTGAATGCCGTTCATAAAGGCTTTGCCCGGGAAGATCTCTTTATCTGCGTTCATGAGCAGTTTATGACGGAGACAGCGCGCATGGCGGATATCCTGTTGCCCGCTACCACGTTTCTTGAACACGATGATCTCTATCAGAGCTATGGGCAGATGCACCTGCAGATGGGTCCGGCTGTCATCTCACCTCCTGGTGAGTGCCGGTCAAATCACCAGTTGATCTGTGATCTGGCAAAGCGCCTGGGAGCGGAACATCCTGGATTTGAGATGAGTGCCGCCGAGGTGATCGATGCCACTCTTAAAGCCTCTGGCTACCCTGCACTGGCAGAGCTGACAGAGCAGCGCTGGCTGGATTGCAGTAAAGATTTTAATCAGATGAATTTTATTGATGGATTCAGCTGGCCCGATGGGCGATTCCGCTTTAAACCTGAATGGCGAGAATCAGGGCCTTTGGGCAGTGCCATGCCAGAGTTGCCTGATCACTGGGATATTATTGATAACTCCGATGAAGAGAGACCCTTCAGGCTGATTACTCCTCCAGCCAGAACTTTCCTGAATTCAACGTTTACTGAAACGCCGGGCTCGCGGAAAAAAGAGTCTGCTCCCAGGCTTCTTATTCACACAAAAGATGCTGCGTCTCTTACTGTTGATTCGGGTGATCGGGTAGTGGTTGGGAATCAGCGTGGTGAGATTGATGTTGAGGCGCAGATTACGCCGGGTATAGCTTCAGGAGTGGTTGCGATAGAGGGTATATGGCCGGGTGATCACTTCCCGGGAGGGCAGGGTGCGAATGTTCTGATCAGCTCAGATATTCCTGGCCCGAATGGTGGTGCGGTGTTTCATGACACGGCTGTCTGGGTGCGGAAAACAGGGACTTCAACGGACCAGTGA